A genome region from Alkalimarinus coralli includes the following:
- a CDS encoding NUDIX hydrolase → MKSLNELEQTLRQRRARTRMLRRFMTRSSVATVLRDHAGELQVLLIKRAHREGDRWSGHIAFPGGREQQEDKNIRETAIRETSEEIGLGLSVDSYIGRMSDVMTFAHGTRRPMVVSPYAFKLEGDPSFTINHEVDQVIWLPVSFLADKRNRESMVWEKKGMSVQLPCYYYGEHRIWGLTLKMLDELVFDLLL, encoded by the coding sequence ATGAAAAGCTTAAACGAACTAGAACAAACCCTGCGGCAACGAAGAGCCAGAACACGCATGTTAAGGCGTTTTATGACCCGTTCGTCTGTTGCAACGGTATTGCGTGACCATGCCGGGGAGCTTCAGGTATTACTGATCAAAAGAGCCCATCGGGAAGGGGATCGTTGGTCGGGGCATATTGCGTTCCCCGGGGGTAGAGAGCAGCAGGAAGACAAAAATATTCGCGAGACCGCTATTCGAGAGACCTCAGAAGAGATAGGCCTGGGGTTATCGGTTGATAGCTACATTGGCAGAATGTCTGATGTGATGACATTTGCTCATGGTACTCGAAGGCCTATGGTGGTATCGCCTTATGCCTTTAAGCTGGAGGGTGACCCTTCGTTCACCATCAACCATGAAGTGGATCAGGTCATTTGGCTACCGGTTTCATTTTTGGCTGACAAGCGCAATCGAGAATCCATGGTGTGGGAAAAGAAAGGAATGTCGGTTCAGCTCCCATGCTATTATTACGGCGAGCATCGAATTTGGGGGCTGACCCTGAAAATGCTTGATGAGTTAGTCTTTGACCTGCTGCTATAA
- a CDS encoding acyl-CoA dehydrogenase C-terminal domain-containing protein, whose amino-acid sequence MPEYKTPLRDMKFVFNELLQTQEHYKNIPAGEEATPDMVDAILEESAKFSEEVLSPLNQVGDKEGCKLVDGQVITPTGFKAAYDQFVAGGWQGMSHPVEYGGQGLPLSLGVLKSEMISTANWSWGMYPGLSMGAMNTVYLHGSEEQKQIYLTKLTEGAWTGSMCLTEPQCGTDLGQVKTKADANEDGSYTITGTKIFISAGDHDLTDNIVHIVLARLPDAPKGTRGISLFIVPKFLPDAQGNTGEFNNVNVGSLEDKMGIKGSSTCVMNFDGAKGFLIGPPNKGLECMFTFMNTARIGTGLQGCAAAELSFQGALAYAKDRLSMRSLSGKKAPDKIADPIIVHPDVRRMLLTQKAFAEGGRAMIYYAAHKADFLIDSSDEKAHDRADDDLGFLTPIIKAFLTETGYEAANLGMQVFGGHGYIKEWGMEQIVRDTRISMLYEGTTGIQALDLLGRKILLDKGAAFRRFSKELSQYCKGKSSFVSGKKRGKMKDMISELTWLNRQWNYVALRLVFNAMRNKDEVGSASVDFLMYSGYIVMGYFWAMMAEKAYEQLANGAEDDKDFYRAKIQTAEFYFARILPRTKTHYAAMMSGSKNLMQIEDEHFAFA is encoded by the coding sequence ATGCCAGAATACAAAACCCCTTTACGTGATATGAAATTCGTATTTAACGAATTACTGCAAACACAAGAACACTACAAAAATATTCCAGCGGGTGAGGAAGCGACTCCTGATATGGTTGACGCCATTCTGGAAGAGAGTGCCAAGTTCAGTGAGGAAGTACTATCTCCATTAAATCAGGTGGGGGATAAAGAAGGCTGTAAACTGGTGGATGGGCAAGTCATCACACCTACCGGGTTCAAGGCTGCATACGACCAGTTTGTGGCCGGAGGATGGCAGGGAATGTCTCACCCTGTCGAGTATGGCGGGCAAGGGTTACCTCTTTCTTTAGGGGTGCTTAAATCAGAGATGATCAGTACCGCCAACTGGTCGTGGGGAATGTACCCAGGCTTGAGCATGGGCGCAATGAACACAGTCTACCTGCACGGCAGCGAAGAGCAGAAACAAATTTACCTGACCAAGTTAACGGAAGGTGCCTGGACTGGCAGCATGTGCTTGACTGAGCCCCAGTGTGGTACAGATTTAGGGCAAGTTAAAACCAAAGCTGACGCCAATGAAGATGGCTCTTACACCATTACTGGAACCAAAATATTTATCTCTGCCGGTGACCATGATTTAACCGACAATATTGTGCACATCGTACTTGCACGCTTGCCCGATGCACCAAAGGGAACCAGAGGAATATCGCTCTTTATCGTTCCCAAGTTCCTCCCTGATGCTCAGGGTAATACCGGGGAGTTTAACAATGTGAACGTCGGTTCATTGGAAGATAAAATGGGCATCAAGGGCTCTTCGACCTGCGTCATGAATTTTGATGGCGCCAAAGGTTTTTTGATTGGGCCACCCAATAAGGGCCTGGAGTGTATGTTCACCTTTATGAATACCGCCCGTATTGGCACCGGGTTGCAAGGCTGTGCAGCGGCAGAACTCTCATTTCAGGGCGCACTGGCTTATGCCAAAGACCGTCTCTCGATGCGTTCGCTAAGCGGCAAAAAAGCCCCCGACAAAATTGCCGACCCAATTATTGTGCACCCTGACGTGCGTCGCATGTTGCTCACTCAGAAAGCGTTTGCAGAAGGCGGCCGCGCCATGATCTATTACGCAGCCCATAAAGCAGACTTCTTGATCGACAGCAGTGACGAAAAGGCCCATGACCGGGCCGATGACGACTTGGGCTTTTTGACCCCCATTATCAAAGCCTTTTTAACTGAGACCGGTTATGAAGCAGCAAACCTCGGCATGCAGGTATTTGGTGGCCATGGATACATTAAAGAGTGGGGTATGGAGCAGATTGTCCGTGATACACGAATATCTATGCTCTATGAAGGCACTACTGGCATTCAGGCGCTTGACCTGTTGGGGAGAAAGATACTGCTGGACAAAGGGGCCGCATTCCGCCGCTTCAGTAAAGAGCTGAGCCAATACTGTAAAGGAAAATCATCGTTTGTCAGCGGCAAGAAACGCGGAAAGATGAAAGACATGATCAGCGAACTGACCTGGTTGAACCGCCAATGGAACTATGTCGCGTTACGGCTTGTTTTTAATGCCATGAGAAACAAGGATGAAGTCGGTTCTGCCTCGGTCGACTTTCTGATGTACTCAGGCTACATCGTGATGGGTTACTTCTGGGCAATGATGGCAGAAAAAGCCTATGAACAGCTGGCCAACGGAGCAGAGGACGACAAGGACTTTTACCGCGCAAAAATTCAAACCGCTGAATTCTATTTTGCGCGGATATTGCCGAGGACAAAAACACACTATGCCGCCATGATGTCTGGCTCAAAGAATCTGATGCAGATAGAAGATGAGCATTTTGCATTTGCCTGA